From Nicotiana tabacum cultivar K326 chromosome 15, ASM71507v2, whole genome shotgun sequence, the proteins below share one genomic window:
- the LOC142169860 gene encoding uncharacterized protein LOC142169860, translating to MTVKGNDLAPHEIESVLLKKFGDTLMRGTLTWYLLLPEHSIDSFEMLVDSFIKAHAGVRKVQARKADIFIIAQGESELLREFVTRFQKERMLLPAFPNECAVEVFTKGLNPRSSNTSQKLKESLLDLSNNLGRCSQSVRVKDKN from the coding sequence ATGACGGTGAAGGGGAACGATTTAGCTCCCCATGAGATCGAATCAGTTTTACTAAAGAAATTCGGAGACACTCTCATGAGGGGAACCTTGACGTGGTATTTGCTGTTGcctgagcattccatagattctttTGAGATGCTCGTAGATTCTTTCATTAAGGCTCATGCCGGGGTCAGAAAAGTGCAGGCCCGAAAGGCCGATATTTTCAtaattgcacaaggagagtccgaGTTACTGCGGGAATTCGTGACCCGGttccagaaggaaaggatgttgctCCCGGCTTTTCCAAATGAATGTGCGGTTGAAGTATTCACCAAGGgtttgaatccgagaagttctAATACTTCCCAGAAGTTGAAGGAAAGCTTGCTCGATCTAAGCAACAACTTGGGCAGATGCTCACAGtcggtacgagtcaaagataagaattGA